From Glycine max cultivar Williams 82 chromosome 11, Glycine_max_v4.0, whole genome shotgun sequence, the proteins below share one genomic window:
- the LOC102667264 gene encoding uncharacterized protein, translated as MASNDHFLANLPVLTGKNISRWQVQMKALFSFQDLTDIVENGVEVPRDNAPIAQKVGFKELKKQDCKALVILHQCVDDTHFEKIEGATTAKEAWDMLNKAYASAEKVKKVRLQTLKRQFELLQMEESEGIGDFFGRLQVLANSMKGCGEKFTDLMLIEKVLRSLNPKFDHIVVAIEESKDLESMSIDELQGSFEAHEQRLQERNNCIETTIQAQQNLKKSGNESSRGKGGRFKNSRGRGNYGSRERSDQKNNGNQSSNRGRHTGNRRRGGKNITEAICLTKKTWDKKNVDCYNCGKKGHYVVDCWYKDKNPTDEAQLAEGADSVSKPVLLMVTNKTPHDDKGQWYLDTGCCTHMTGHKDWFMCLDERMKSKVRFTDDNTMLDEGIRNALI; from the exons ATGGCTTCCAATGACCATTTTCTAGCAAATCTCCCAGTTCTCACTGGCAAGAACATTAGCAGGTGGCAAGTTCAGATGAAAGCCTTGTTTAGCTTCCAAGATTTAACCGATATTGTTGAGAATGGTGTAGAAGTTCCAAGAGACAATGCTCCTATTGCACAAAAGGTTGGATTCAAAGAATTAAAGAAGCAGGATTGCAAAGCATTGGTGATTCTTCATCAGTGTGTTGATGATACCCACTTTGAGAAGATTGAAGGTGCAACTACTGCGAAAGAAGCCTGGGACATGTTGAACAAAGCTTATGCTAGTGCAGAAAAAGTCAAGAAAGTGCGCTTACAAACCTTGAAGAGACAGTTTGAACTACTGCAGATGGAAGAGAGTGAAGGTATTGGAGATTTTTTCGGTAGATTACAAGTTCTTGCTAATTCAATGAAAGGTTGTGGTGAGAAATTCACTGATCTAATGTTGATTGAAAAAGTATTAAGATCATTGAATCCAAAATTCGACCACATTGTGGTTGCTATTGAGGAATCAAAGGATTTGGAATCCATGAGCATTGATGAATTACAAGGTTCCTTCGAAGCCCATGAGCAAAGATTGCAAGAAAGGAATAATTGTATTGAAACAACTATTCAGGCTCAACAAAACCTAAAGAAATCTGGAAATGAATCATCCAGAGGAAAGGGAGGCAGATTCAAGAACTCAAGAGGAAGAGGGAACTATGGATCAAGAGAGCGCTCAGATCAGAAAAACAATGGCAACCAAAGTTCCAATAGAGGAAGACATACTGGAAATCGAAGGAGAGGAGGAAAAAAT ataactgaggccatttgtttAACAAAAAAGACCTGGGACAAGAAGAATGTAGATTGTTACAACTGTGGAAAGAAGGGACACTATGTTGTTGATTGCTGGTACAAGGATAAAAATCCTACTGATGAGGCTCAACTTGCAGAAGGAGCAGATTCAGTTTCTAAACCTGTCTTGTTGATGGTAACAAACAAGACACCTCATGATGACAAGGGTCAATGGTACTTAGACACAGGATGCTGTACACACATGACTGGTCACAAAGACTGGTTCATGTGTCTAGATGAAAGGATGAAAAGCAAAGTGAGATTTACAGATGACAACACCATGCTTGATGAAGGAATTAGAAATGCCCTGATTTAG